A window of the Halobacterium hubeiense genome harbors these coding sequences:
- a CDS encoding DUF447 domain-containing protein — MAEWPVSLRGTTETVVTTRGPNDLWNVAALGVRAPAGAERASGESVLDRRESTERRTASVASRERSEPRAAPEDGETATATTWGNTRTRRNFHREGGGYVQFVSDPVVFADAALSIREERERVLDAADAWAEVEVEHVGTDEDDGTRREHWELRPVESEVVRASPATINRGFNAVVEATVAASRLDVPAYDTETLRERLRFFAGVARKCGGEREREAIQRVREYVDGEW, encoded by the coding sequence GTGGCTGAGTGGCCGGTCTCGCTCCGCGGGACGACGGAGACGGTCGTGACGACGCGCGGGCCGAACGACCTGTGGAACGTCGCAGCGCTGGGGGTACGGGCGCCCGCAGGCGCCGAACGAGCGAGCGGCGAGAGCGTGCTCGACCGCAGGGAGAGCACGGAACGACGAACGGCGAGCGTAGCGAGCCGTGAGCGCAGCGAGCCGCGAGCAGCTCCCGAGGACGGGGAAACGGCGACCGCGACGACGTGGGGGAACACGCGCACGCGCCGGAACTTCCACCGCGAGGGCGGCGGCTACGTCCAGTTCGTCTCCGATCCCGTCGTGTTCGCGGACGCCGCGCTCTCGATTCGCGAGGAGCGCGAGCGCGTGCTGGACGCGGCGGACGCGTGGGCCGAGGTGGAGGTCGAACACGTCGGGACGGACGAGGACGACGGCACGCGGCGCGAGCACTGGGAACTCCGCCCCGTCGAGAGCGAGGTCGTGCGGGCGTCGCCGGCGACGATAAACCGCGGCTTCAACGCGGTCGTGGAGGCGACGGTCGCCGCGTCGCGGCTGGACGTGCCCGCCTACGACACCGAGACGTTGCGCGAACGCCTGCGATTCTTCGCGGGCGTCGCGCGCAAGTGCGGCGGCGAGCGCGAACGCGAAGCCATCCAGCGAGTGCGCGAGTACGTCGACGGCGAGTGGTAG
- a CDS encoding triphosphoribosyl-dephospho-CoA synthase: MTPAEHAELALLVEVAGTPKPGNVDRERDLADLHFEQFLAGAVGARDGLEAAEDGPVGDAFETAVAGMADGSGTNTQFGCLLLLTPLVRAASRGDLSPEGVTEVVEATTVADAEAFYRAFEHAEVAVPDPPEGIDALDARRGAAAIPALRERGLTLEDVMDLSTDHDANAREWLQGFPRVFRAAARIEAGRGPLADRAASAFLTLLAEEFDTLVVTEHGEGVAREVQERALSLQRADADEVREFADDLVERGINPGTTADLTAAAVFVALERGVSVRG, translated from the coding sequence GTGACGCCCGCCGAGCACGCCGAACTCGCGCTGCTCGTGGAGGTCGCGGGCACGCCCAAGCCGGGGAACGTCGACCGCGAGCGCGACCTCGCGGACCTCCACTTCGAGCAGTTCCTCGCCGGCGCCGTGGGCGCGCGCGACGGCCTCGAAGCCGCCGAGGACGGCCCGGTCGGGGACGCCTTCGAGACAGCCGTCGCGGGGATGGCCGACGGTAGCGGGACGAACACGCAGTTCGGCTGCCTGCTGTTGTTGACGCCGCTCGTGCGCGCCGCGTCTCGTGGCGACCTCTCGCCCGAAGGTGTCACCGAGGTCGTCGAGGCGACGACCGTCGCGGACGCCGAAGCGTTCTACCGCGCGTTCGAGCACGCCGAAGTCGCAGTCCCCGACCCGCCCGAGGGTATCGACGCGCTCGACGCGCGCCGCGGCGCGGCCGCGATTCCCGCGCTCCGCGAGCGCGGCCTCACGCTCGAAGACGTGATGGACCTCAGCACCGACCACGACGCCAACGCCCGCGAGTGGCTCCAGGGCTTCCCGCGCGTGTTCCGCGCAGCCGCCCGCATCGAGGCGGGACGTGGGCCGCTCGCCGACCGCGCAGCGTCGGCGTTCCTCACGCTGCTCGCCGAGGAATTCGATACGCTCGTCGTCACCGAGCACGGCGAGGGCGTCGCCCGCGAGGTCCAGGAGCGCGCGCTCTCCCTGCAGCGCGCCGACGCCGACGAAGTTCGAGAGTTCGCCGACGACCTCGTGGAGCGCGGCATCAACCCCGGGACGACCGCGGACCTCACCGCCGCCGCGGTGTTCGTCGCGCTCGAACGCGGGGTGTCCGTCCGTGGCTGA